In Cydia splendana chromosome 25, ilCydSple1.2, whole genome shotgun sequence, a single genomic region encodes these proteins:
- the LOC134802783 gene encoding cyclin-dependent kinase 6 isoform X2, which translates to MGSRCPRCGRLHCCNNLELLNTPTLSGKMVAMKKVKVALTEDGIPLSTLREIALLQQLVAYKHPNIVRLLDVCHGGHSMEREQLVLFLVFEHVEQDLDSYLKRAPGPLSENRIRSMSYDILSGVDFLHSHRIVHRDLKPHNLLVTSEGRVKLADFGLAKTYDTDMKLTSVVVTLWYRPPEVLLGVSYNTGVDVWSAGCVLAQLHSRAPLLPGASDSDQLHCIFRLIGRPPREEWPENVSIVADSFPEYPPQDLADVLPRIHPHALDLIRRMLVFDPAKRLTALDCLEHPYFTDEPLT; encoded by the exons ATGGGATCCCGCTGTCCACGCTGCGGGAGATTGCATTGCTGCAACAACTTGGAGCTTCTAAATACCCCAACATTGTCAGGTAAGATGGTTGCCATGAAGAAAGTGAAGGTGGCGCTGACTGAGGATGGGATCCCGTTGTCCACGCTACGGGAGATAGCACTGCTGCAACAGCTAGTGGCTTATAAACACCCCAACATTGTTAG ATTGCTGGACGTGTGTCATGGCGGTCACTCCATGGAACGGGAGCAGCTGGTGCTGTTCCTCGTCTTCGAGCATGTGGAACAAGACCTGGACTCGTATCTCAAGCGGGCTCCTGGACCGTTGTCAGAAAATAGGATCCGG AGCATGTCTTACGACATCCTCTCCGGCGTGGACTTTCTCCACTCCCACCGCATAGTCCACCGAGACCTGAAGCCACACAATCTTCTGGTGACATCTGAAGGTCGCGTCAAACTTGCAGACTTCGGCCTCGCCAAGACTTACGATACTGATATGAAGCTCACCAGTGTG GTGGTAACCCTGTGGTACCGGCCTCCCGAGGTCCTCCTTGGAGTATCCTACAACACTGGCGTGGACGTGTGGTCAGCGGGCTGCGTACTCGCCCAGCTGCACTCCCGAGCCCCTCTGCTGCCCGGGGCGTCTGACTCCGACCAGCTGCACTGCATATTCAG ATTGATCGGGCGCCCACCCAGAGAAGAGTGGCCAGAGAACGTGTCCATCGTAGCCGACAGCTTCCCGGAGTATCCTCCACAGGACCTGGCTGACGTGCTGCCCAGAATACACCCCCACGCCCTGGACCTCATACGG CGCATGTTGGTATTCGACCCGGCCAAGCGGCTGACGGCGCTCGACTGTCTGGAGCACCCTTACTTCACCGACGAGCCCCTCACGTAA
- the LOC134802971 gene encoding uncharacterized protein LOC134802971 yields the protein MEDVYTIKVRTKPDTRNSYPSERRYSASTVSGLAWVHLALAATSFLLACLALVNPHSGIKRITLNDTDERTVNKSELIFNLTESVETNDIENITNEEPYDTYESSYILVLAPTLITVFATAAGIASIMASVRWYIDNNITWLFIMSVLSTIFAFVSFTMIIVWFVTTSNTDFSEFYKDKIPFKDQLVVRHSDVLIKNETHLVIALNPPKADDEEAYVFTKRVLSINIMIAAFLELLWSILSVKISFKGMRTNYKDDTEPRSNCISVVTTIKGNNTKKLPRNAKLLPPKPDLIEHYPSRKIKKIFLAQSDNGFYLKDQNTKKQEDTSSELYKERMMNFLNRCAPSEVSNPEQTPSVQSEALNTIPEVTNVQINERATPVSWGDTPDHTIYNQNNINFERIFNFGKENTEETNENENVQ from the coding sequence atggagGACGTTTATACAATTAAAGTGAGAACTAAGCCTGATACGAGGAATTCTTACCCTTCTGAACGAAGATATTCGGCGTCTACAGTATCAGGGCTAGCTTGGGTGCATTTGGCGTTAGCTGCAACATCGTTTCTATTAGCATGTTTAGCTTTAGTCAACCCACACTCTGGAATAAAGAGAATAACTTTAAATGATACGGATGAGCGAACTGTAAACAAAAGTGagctgatatttaatttaacgGAATCTGTTGAAACGaatgatattgaaaacataACCAATGAAGAGCCTTATGATACATATGAAAGCAGCTACATTTTAGTCTTAGCACCAACTTTAATAACAGTTTTCGCAACGGCGGCCGGCATTGCCTCCATCATGGCTTCAGTACGATGGTACATAGACAATAATATAACCTGGTTATTCATAATGTCAGTATTATCCACGATTTTCGCATTTGTATCGTTCACAATGATCATTGTCTGGTTTGTGACAACATCGAATACGGATTTTTCGGAATTTTATAAAGATAAAATACCATTTAAAGATCAGTTGGTTGTAAGGCACAGTGATGTGTTAATTAAAAATGAAACACATCTAGTTATTGCTTTAAATCCGCCAAAAGCTGACGACGAAGAGGCGTATGTATTTACAAAACGAGTTCTATCAATAAATATCATGATAGCGGCTTTCTTAGAACTACTCTGGTCGATTCTAAGCGTGAAAATATCCTTTAAAGGCATGAGGACTAATTATAAAGATGATACAGAACCGAGGAGCAACTGTATCTCAGTAGTAACTACAATAAAAGGGAATAACACGAAGAAATTGCCAAGAAATGCTAAACTTCTCCCTCCAAAGCCAGATCTGATCGAACACTATCCAAGCCGAAAGATAAAAAAGATATTCCTAGCGCAGAGCGATAACGGTTTCTATTTAAAAGATCAGAATACGAAAAAACAAGAAGATACAAGTTCCGAATTGTACAAGGAGAGAATGATGAACTTTTTAAATCGCTGCGCTCCCTCGGAAGTGTCCAATCCGGAACAGACCCCCAGTGTCCAATCGGAAGCTCTAAATACTATACCGGAAGTTACTAATGTACAAATAAATGAGCGGGCCACGCCGGTCAGCTGGGGAGACACGCCTGACCACACGATTTACAACCAAAACAATATTAATTTTGAAAGGATTTTTAATTTCGGAAAAGAGAATACAGAAGAAacgaatgaaaatgaaaatgtgcAATAA